From the genome of Agromyces intestinalis:
CGTGCCGACGCGCCGTATCCACTCGCTTCGATCGTGAAGCTGCCGCTCGCGCTCGCCGTGCTGCGGGCTGCGGAAACGGGCGACCTCGACCTCGCCGAGCCGGTGCGGCTCGACCCCGGCCGTCGCACGCCCGGCCCGACCGGCACCTGCCGGTTCGAGTACGCCGCCGAGATCGCGATCGGCGACCTGCTCTCGCTCGCGATGTGCGTGAGCGACGACACCGCCGCCGACGCCCTGTTCGACCGATGCTCGCCCGACGCCGTCACCGCGGTGCTCCGCGAAGTCGGCGTCGAGGGCATCACGGTGCGGCACCGCATCCGCGACCTGCACGAGACGCTCGCGAGCCGCCTCTCCGAGGACGAGCGGCCGCAGGCGCTGGCCCTCGCGATCGCCGCGTCGACCGCGGGCGGCGGACACCTCATCCCGCAGCTCGACGTCACGGGCGCCAACGCCGGCACCGCGCGCGCCCTCGTCGACCTGCTCGAGCGCATCTGGGGCGACCCCGCGCTCGCGCGCGAACGCGAACCGCTGCGACGCCTGCTCAGCGGCAATCTCGTGCGTCAGCGTCTCGCGCCCGACCTCGAGTCCGACGATGCGGAGTGGTTCTCGAAGACCGGCACCTTCCTGCACCTGCGCCACGAGGTGGGGGTGATCGAGCACCGCGACGGCGGAGTGTTCGCGATCGCCGTGCTCAGCGAGTCGTCGGTGCCGGCCCAGCGTCAGCCGGCCGCAGAGCAAGCGCTCGGCGCGGCGGCGAGCCTGCTGCACGACCGGGTTCGGGCGGCGGCGACCTGACACGCCGCGTACCGCTTCGCGGCGGGCTCCGGCCCGACGGGGGCGGGCCTACGAACTCGCCGACGGGGCATCCGTGGGCGCGTCCACGGCACCGCCGAAGCGACGGTTGCGGTTCGCGTACAGCTCGATCGCCTGCCACAGGTCGACGCGCGAGAAGTCGGGCCAGAGCGTGTCGAGGAACACCATCTCGGCATACGCCGACTGCCAGAGCAGGAAGTTCGAGGTGCGCTGCTCGCCCGAGCTGCGCACGAACAGGTCGACGTCGGGCATGTCGGGCACGTAGAGGTGCCGCCCGATCAGCTTCTCGGACACCGCCGACGGGCGGATCCGACCCGCAGCGATGTCGTCGGCGATCGCCCGCACCGCGTCGACCAGCTCGTTGCGCCCGCCGTAGTTCACGCACATCGTGAACTGCAGGCCGGTGTTGCCGGCGGTCAGCCGCTCGGCATACTGCAGTTCGTCGATGACCGACTTCCACAACCGCGGCTTGCGGCCGGCCCAGCGGATGCGCACGTTCCACTCGTTGAGCTGGTCGCGGCGCCGGTGCAGCACATCGCGGTTGTACCCCATGAGGAACCGCACCTCGTCGGGTGAGCGCTTCCAGTTCTCGGTCGAGAAGGCGTACACCGACAGATGCTTCACGCCCGCCTGGATCGCACCCGCGACGACGTCGAGCAGCACCTCCTCGCCCGCCTTGTGCCCCTCGATGCGGGTGAGGCCCTGTCGGTTCGCCCAGCGCCCGTTGCCGTCCATCACGATCGCGACGTGGTTCGGCACCGCCTGCTTCGGCAGCGCCGGCGGGGTCAGCCCCGTCCAGTCGAGGGGGCGGTACGGCACCGCATCCTTGTGGGTGTACGGCTTGGGACTCACTGCTCGGATGCTCCTCTGCTCACGTGCGGCAGCGAACGCAGCCCCCGCTCGAGATGCCACTGGGTGTAGGCCGCGACGATGCCGCTGGCCTGATTGCGATCGCGCTCGCCGGATGCCTCGGCCGACGCCCAGTCGCCGCTGAGCAGCGCCCCGAGCAGGCCCACGGTCGCCGGGTCGATGCGGGGTGTGCCGGGCGGCGCGCAATCATCGCACACCACCCCGCCGACCTGCACGACCACCGCGCTGTGCGGGCCCGGCGCACCGCAGCGCGCGCAGTCTTGGAAGGTCGGCGCCCAGCCCGCCAGCGCGAGCGCGCGCAGCAGGTAGGAGTCGAGTGTGAGCCCGGCTCCGTGCTCGCGCCGCGAGAGCGAGCGCAAGGCCCCGACGAGCAGCAGGTACTGCTGCAGCGACCCTTCGGCCTCGGTGACGCGATCAGCCGTCTCGACCATGGCGCTCGCGGCCGTGTAGGCGGCGTAGTCGCGCGAGATCTCGGCGCCGTAGCTGCCGAGCGACTCGGCCTGCGTGA
Proteins encoded in this window:
- a CDS encoding serine hydrolase gives rise to the protein MQAELLVVREAARVLDDAGLTASILVRDLATGRELAHRADAPYPLASIVKLPLALAVLRAAETGDLDLAEPVRLDPGRRTPGPTGTCRFEYAAEIAIGDLLSLAMCVSDDTAADALFDRCSPDAVTAVLREVGVEGITVRHRIRDLHETLASRLSEDERPQALALAIAASTAGGGHLIPQLDVTGANAGTARALVDLLERIWGDPALAREREPLRRLLSGNLVRQRLAPDLESDDAEWFSKTGTFLHLRHEVGVIEHRDGGVFAIAVLSESSVPAQRQPAAEQALGAAASLLHDRVRAAAT
- a CDS encoding isoprenyl transferase, encoding MSPKPYTHKDAVPYRPLDWTGLTPPALPKQAVPNHVAIVMDGNGRWANRQGLTRIEGHKAGEEVLLDVVAGAIQAGVKHLSVYAFSTENWKRSPDEVRFLMGYNRDVLHRRRDQLNEWNVRIRWAGRKPRLWKSVIDELQYAERLTAGNTGLQFTMCVNYGGRNELVDAVRAIADDIAAGRIRPSAVSEKLIGRHLYVPDMPDVDLFVRSSGEQRTSNFLLWQSAYAEMVFLDTLWPDFSRVDLWQAIELYANRNRRFGGAVDAPTDAPSASS
- the recO gene encoding DNA repair protein RecO — translated: MPVYRDEAVVLRTHKLGEADRIVTLLSRRHGKIRAVARGVRRTASKFGARLEPFMVADLQLYEGRTLDVITQAESLGSYGAEISRDYAAYTAASAMVETADRVTEAEGSLQQYLLLVGALRSLSRREHGAGLTLDSYLLRALALAGWAPTFQDCARCGAPGPHSAVVVQVGGVVCDDCAPPGTPRIDPATVGLLGALLSGDWASAEASGERDRNQASGIVAAYTQWHLERGLRSLPHVSRGASEQ